The genomic segment AAAATGCAAAAGGTTCTATTTCGACAAGAGAAAGTGGTAAAATAGGTCTTCAATATTACCCTCAAGAAAATAACAAGATTACATTTAAAACACAGGAACTTGTTTTAAGACAAATATCTGATCCAGACAGATATTATCCATTGTACACATTGAAAAGAGCGATTGAGGGACTTGTTGTTTATGAATATTTTGATACAACCCTTAATAGTAAAATTAGACAGCCAGGTGTATTTGGTACAGAAGAAAGATTGTTGCCCAATGGTGAAAATTTAGCACAAATATTAAATCGTTTAAAGAATAGGCATACTTTACATTATGAAAAAATCCAAGATTTAATAAAAAAGATTAATCCATACTTTATTGACACAAGTTTCGATTTGTTAGGCTCTTTGTTATACCTTGTATTGAGAGAAGAAAAACTAACAAGAGCAGTGGGGGCACAACATATTTCTGATGGTTCGTTAAGATATTTATTATTGCTTACAATCTTTTTAAATCCAGAAAATAGCGGATTGTTATGTATTGATGAGCCAGAGATAGGGCTTCACCCTGATATGACAAATACTATTGCAGATGCGGCTAAGGACGTTGCTTCCAAATCTCAAATAATTATAGCAACTCACTCTCCTCTTTTATTGAATTCGTTTGAACTAAATGATTTATTAATTTTTGAAAAAAATAATAAGAATAGTAGTATTGTATCAAGAAAAAATGAGGATGATTTTGAGGAATGGGATGATGAATTTTTAGTTGGTCAAATGTGGTTAAGAGGAGAATTAGGAGGGAAAAGATGGTAAATGTTTCTGTTTTTATTGAAGGAGGGGTATTACCAAATGAAAAGCACAGCGTTCTTACAGTAGATAATAGTGAAAAATTAAGAGAAGGTTTTTATTCTATTTTATCACAAATAATACCTCCATCTGATTTTAATTTAACCATAAAGCAAGGAAGCGGTAATAAACAAACAATTAAATATTTTAAGAATAGAATTCAAAAAAAACAAAGTACACTGTTGTTAATTGATTTAGACAAATCAACAGAAAAAAAGGATGAAAAAATAACAGAGTTTGAACTAACGGAGTATTCTGAAAATGTATTTTTTATGGTTCAAGAAATGGAGGCTTGGATTATTTCTCAAATAAACATTATAGATGATTATTACACAAAAAGATACATAAGACTCAAAAAAGATGTTTTAGTCTCTAATCATAAAAAAATAAAGGATATACATCCTGAAGAAATACGTAAACCAAGTATTGTTTTAAAAGAAATTATAGGGCAATTTTATAAAACGAAACAAGGTAAAAAGAAGAAGTATGGGAAACTTAAAGATGGTTCAGAATTATTATCTATTTTAAATGCTTCTGAATTACAAAAAATATTTAGTGATTTTAATGAATTAATTGTAAAAATAAAAAGCACTTAACAAAGGCTATACCCAATAAGGGTTTTAGTGGTAAATTGTAAAGTATATAAGTAATGAAAGTTAGTAATAAATTGAAACTAAATTGCGTTGAAATCTCTTACTGGGCATAGCCTAGCCGTCAGTCTGTCTAAAAAAATAACCTGAACATTTTCTTAGAGACACTATTTAATCAAGATTTTTTTTCTTATTACTTCTTTATTAGTAAAAAGTTCAATAAAGTATAATCCTTGATTAAATTCAGAAACATCTAATTTAATATTATTTTCTGTATCAGGAAACTCTCTTGATAATAAAAATTGTCCTTGAATATTATATAAATTTAGTTTTGTAATATTATTATTATTTAATAAAGAAGAAATATATATAAAATTTTTTGCAGGTTGAGGAAAGATTAGGACATCATTTTCTTTTTGTTTTGTTGAAATATCCGATAATTTACAATTTTTAATTATCCATGATATTTCATTACGCAAATCAGGAATTAGTAGATAAAGAATTTCGCCTGGGCATTCGGTTGCACAACCGTTACGATGCCCTGAAATTACAGCTAACATATATCCATTGCTTCCATATTTGGGGTGTAAAAAACTATCTAAAGGATTTAAACTGTCTTTTAATAATTTCCAGCTTATAATTTTTTTTAAGCTAAATATTGATTCTTTTGTAGGGGCTTCATTTGTATATGTTCCTAAAATGCTAACGCCCATGGTATTTGAATTTTTACCACAAAAATGTGCTCCTAATATAAAATCTTCTTCATAAATTCCCTGATTATCTCTTCCGTCATAAATTGTTCCGTCTCTGGCAATTACATAATTATAACCGATGTCATTCCATCCTTTAGATTGTGTATGATAAAGATAAATGTTTCTGATTGTGTTCAAATGATTTGTATTTGAATTAGAACCTGCCGAATGATGAATTATTATATGTTCGGGTTTTGTGTAAACAGCTTTCTGTTTCGGATTGGGGAGTCCTGCACGCCAAATACTTTGGTCAATGGTTTCTGGTTTTGAACAATCGAAAGAATCGGCATTTACGAACTTTTTTTTTGTTGGTTTTTCAGGTATTCCAGCATTTAAAAGATGTATCTCAATTTTTTCAGAATTAAAATCAGGAAGTAATGAAATGTTGGAAACAGCTTCTTCAAAAATTATAAGCTTCGATATTTTTGCTTTGCCTGAGTATTGATGTTTGTTAATGTCTGTATTTTCGGAGATATAAAATGTATCAAGACCTGCTACTAAAAAACTGTTATTAAAATCATCATTTATATCTATTATTAAAACAATGCTTGTAAAAGTAAATGGAAAAGATAAATTATTGATTGTTTCAGAATTTAGTTCAACTTCATATTTCTTGAAATAATCATCTCTTGATTCTTTTTCTGTCAATTTTTGAGCAATTGTTTCAGAAAAACAAAAGGGCAATAATAATACAAATAGTAATACTTTTTTCATATTCAAAGATAATAAAATTTTGGAGGATTTAAACATTTACAATGCCAAATTAAAATAATTTAACAAACAAGTTATACTAAATACTTAAATAGTGGCACTAAGAAAACTTTGTATTACTCATTATACTTGGGCTTTGAATTTAAAATGGATGTAAATGTAAAAGTCATTTAATTGTCATTAATAGTCATTTAGCCAAGCTGTCATTAGGCTTTGTAACTTAATGACAATCAAATGACTACTTTATGACATTAGATTCAAGCGACAAAATATACATAATATTCTAACAGTCAAAAACATACGAGTTTTCTTATAGCCACTAAATATTCCTAAAGTCTCTATCTAAGAATTTTCTATCAAGTCCGAACCCGGTCAATTTAAAAAAAAATTCATATATGGTGAAATTTAAATTATAAAAAATGTTAAGGTTTATTGTAAAATTAATATATCTTTGCGTGATTTTTTAACCCTTTAAATTATGTTATAATATGAAAAAATTTAGTTATTTACTAGTATTTATTTTGATATCATCAGTTTTGTCAATGAATAGTTGTACAGAAGATGATGATACTCCAGATCCAAAACCTACTATTACTGTAACTGTAGATAGTGTTAGTACCGGCTGGCAAGGTGATGTTATTGATTTTACAATAATTATCGGTTCAAATTCAAATTTGGAAACATTGAAAATTCAACCTGATAATGCAAACGGACCTACTACAAACTTTTTTGATACTTCCTACACAAGTAACACTAATAATGAAACCATTAATTATTCATACACTATTCCTACAAGTGGTATAAATGATGGAGATGTTATTGAAATTACTTTTACGGTAACAGATGAAGTTTCCTCACAAAATGTAAGCAAAAACGTTAATATTGTAATACCAGGCGGAAATGCTATCAACACATTTAACAATATTATATTAGGTTCTTATAATCATACAACCGGTAGTTTCTGTGCTTCTTTTGATGGAGGAGTATATACTATTTCAACAGCAAAGGCAAATCAATCACTTATTGATTTTCTTTATTATTATGGTGCTACAAATAAAGCAACCATTGCTGCTCCTAATGATGTAGATGCAGGAACAATCACTACTCTTGGATTAAGCACTTGGACAACAAAAAATGCAACAACATTTAAAAAAGTAACTAATACAATTGATTGGGCAAATGTTGTTGATGATGTTGTTATTGAAGAAGAAACAGCTTCAGGTGTTACAGAAACAGCTATTACTGATTTATCAGATAATGATGTCTTGGCATTTATTTCAACTACAGGTAAAAAAGGCTTAATAAAGATAAATACTATCGTTATAGGCGATAATGGAACTGTTGATTTATCAATAAAAGTTCAGCAATAATCATTTATCAAAAAGTGATTTTTTTTTATAAAGGATAATTGACTAATCCAAAAAAAAAATCACAAATAGTCAGTATTTGAAATTTATTTTCAAAACAGTAAAAAAAATCCCGCATTTGCGGGATTTTTTAGTTTTTGCAAAATTATACTCCGGTTGGTCATAATTTAAGCTTTGGTGCTATGTTTAACATATTGATTATTATGTGTTTATGCGGCATGGCAAAA from the Bacteroidota bacterium genome contains:
- a CDS encoding AAA family ATPase, yielding INGSGKSNFIKAIKLLYDSVIGNGFENTFLKEWSGFDLVANFSKSQSDYIKITYEFDKNAIKEGVENQGYNFFKNPIYEITIHRSGGTSYFLEEKIYSESKFKNKTPFNFLEMKNAKGSISTRESGKIGLQYYPQENNKITFKTQELVLRQISDPDRYYPLYTLKRAIEGLVVYEYFDTTLNSKIRQPGVFGTEERLLPNGENLAQILNRLKNRHTLHYEKIQDLIKKINPYFIDTSFDLLGSLLYLVLREEKLTRAVGAQHISDGSLRYLLLLTIFLNPENSGLLCIDEPEIGLHPDMTNTIADAAKDVASKSQIIIATHSPLLLNSFELNDLLIFEKNNKNSSIVSRKNEDDFEEWDDEFLVGQMWLRGELGGKRW
- a CDS encoding DUF4276 family protein, whose product is MVNVSVFIEGGVLPNEKHSVLTVDNSEKLREGFYSILSQIIPPSDFNLTIKQGSGNKQTIKYFKNRIQKKQSTLLLIDLDKSTEKKDEKITEFELTEYSENVFFMVQEMEAWIISQINIIDDYYTKRYIRLKKDVLVSNHKKIKDIHPEEIRKPSIVLKEIIGQFYKTKQGKKKKYGKLKDGSELLSILNASELQKIFSDFNELIVKIKST
- a CDS encoding N-acetylmuramoyl-L-alanine amidase, which produces MKKVLLFVLLLPFCFSETIAQKLTEKESRDDYFKKYEVELNSETINNLSFPFTFTSIVLIIDINDDFNNSFLVAGLDTFYISENTDINKHQYSGKAKISKLIIFEEAVSNISLLPDFNSEKIEIHLLNAGIPEKPTKKKFVNADSFDCSKPETIDQSIWRAGLPNPKQKAVYTKPEHIIIHHSAGSNSNTNHLNTIRNIYLYHTQSKGWNDIGYNYVIARDGTIYDGRDNQGIYEEDFILGAHFCGKNSNTMGVSILGTYTNEAPTKESIFSLKKIISWKLLKDSLNPLDSFLHPKYGSNGYMLAVISGHRNGCATECPGEILYLLIPDLRNEISWIIKNCKLSDISTKQKENDVLIFPQPAKNFIYISSLLNNNNITKLNLYNIQGQFLLSREFPDTENNIKLDVSEFNQGLYFIELFTNKEVIRKKILIK